In Bacillus rossius redtenbacheri isolate Brsri chromosome 15, Brsri_v3, whole genome shotgun sequence, one genomic interval encodes:
- the LOC134539526 gene encoding biogenesis of lysosome-related organelles complex 1 subunit 6-like, producing the protein MNNSVAPAEECDKEPKPMEIADREPLSNEFACQEAAEKLAAGLLALYQPKLLETKQKLLELTTKQRGLIDEMQEENRKLSEAHCAEAIQEMFNKIKLYQAKLAGIKKEMAYISDKSSKMKKRALKLQQAKQREDLQRKHQRERRLLREQELIAKPSASSTKDS; encoded by the exons ATGAATAACAGTGTGGCACCAGCTGAGGAATGTGATAAGGAACCTAAACCAATGGAAATTGCCGACAG GGAGCCTCTCAGTAATGAATTTGCTTGCCAAGAAGCTGCCGAAAAACTGGCGGCAGGACTACTGGCCCTGTACCAACCAAAGTTGCTGGAAACAAAGCAGAAACTACTCGAGTTGAC CACAAAGCAGAGAGGCTTGATCGATGAAATGCAGGAAGAGAATAGAAAATTGTCGGAGGCACATTGTGCTGAAGCCATACAAGAAATG ttcAACAAAATAAAGTTGTACCAAGCAAAGTTAGCTGGAATCAAAAAAGAAATGGCCTACATCAGTGATAAGTCCAGTAAAATGAAG AAGCGGGCCCTGAAGCTGCAGCAGGCGAAGCAGAGGGAGGACCTGCAGAGGAAGCACCAGCGGGAGCGGCGGCTGCTGAGGGAGCAGGAGCTGATCGCGAAGCCTTCCGCGTCGAGCACCAAGGACAGCTAG